In Sphingobacterium thalpophilum, a genomic segment contains:
- a CDS encoding polysaccharide deacetylase family protein: MRKVVNSGVVWVGLSISILGFYSCNQSGTNKVQNVGAVDSMPPKKDSLLAVQDSISKVDSLRKDTITKMEEDVDYKGAKDTTVLLTDTVSPRYIYLTFDDGPLNGSQHLDSIATAKGIKINAFLIGNHDKMSKKLHGFTERYKNNPLVDCYNHSYWHAHNKYSTFYSNAQTAFEDFELAEQSLGLTHKIVRLPGRNIWYIGDRKKVDLKSGASTAELLHQNGYKVIGWDCEWKINGVTGKPDLSVNQLYTQMKNLLRKGTSYTKNNVVLLTHDNMYQTKKGQRLLSDLIDSLKQHPNYRFEFVRNYPQ; this comes from the coding sequence ATGAGAAAAGTAGTTAATTCGGGTGTTGTATGGGTAGGGTTAAGTATATCTATTTTGGGATTTTACTCCTGCAATCAAAGTGGGACAAATAAGGTGCAAAATGTGGGGGCTGTTGACTCTATGCCACCAAAAAAGGATAGTTTACTTGCCGTGCAGGATTCAATAAGTAAAGTAGATTCGCTACGGAAAGACACCATTACAAAAATGGAAGAAGATGTGGACTACAAAGGAGCTAAAGATACAACGGTATTGTTGACTGATACTGTTTCTCCACGTTATATTTATCTCACTTTTGACGATGGACCCTTAAATGGAAGTCAGCACCTTGATTCCATTGCGACAGCAAAAGGCATTAAAATCAATGCTTTTCTGATTGGTAATCATGACAAAATGAGTAAGAAGTTACACGGCTTTACAGAACGTTATAAAAATAATCCGTTAGTGGATTGTTACAACCACAGTTACTGGCATGCACACAATAAGTACAGTACGTTCTATTCGAATGCGCAGACGGCTTTTGAAGATTTTGAACTTGCTGAGCAATCGCTGGGCCTAACACATAAGATAGTGCGGCTGCCGGGACGAAATATCTGGTATATCGGAGACCGTAAAAAGGTTGATTTGAAAAGCGGGGCTTCGACGGCCGAGCTACTACACCAGAATGGTTATAAAGTAATTGGTTGGGATTGTGAGTGGAAGATTAATGGTGTTACGGGGAAACCGGACCTATCGGTGAATCAATTGTATACCCAAATGAAGAATTTACTCCGCAAAGGTACGTCTTATACAAAGAACAATGTTGTGCTATTGACTCATGACAATATGTACCAAACGAAAAAAGGGCAGCGGCTATTATCGGACTTGATCGATAGTCTCAAACAACATCCAAACTATCGTTTCGAATTTGTGCGGAATTATCCGCAATAG